The following proteins are encoded in a genomic region of Macrobrachium nipponense isolate FS-2020 chromosome 44, ASM1510439v2, whole genome shotgun sequence:
- the LOC135204252 gene encoding uncharacterized protein LOC135204252 → MGVSWLTVSVVTVFWGIVGIPLPLILGRGPNKGVTQVVLVITAATGWLFWVLSYLHQMNPLIGPQLHASTVVALKYLWDGTIDINDLPNPTTIAPPPNTTTPLADITTPLAVNAEFVMNSIETTTASFEATTTPIETTTTPIETTTTISPKAIEVVTNPIDTATDSPVDRTTNNLLDTGTDSFDTTTNVFDTSTNPFDTTTNPYEPTTEDIF, encoded by the exons ATGGGTGTCAGCTGGCTTACTGTATCGGTCGTCACTGTGTTTTGGGGCATTGTGGGCATTCCCTTGCCCCTAATTTTAGGAAGGGGGCCAAACAAGGG GGTCACTCAAGTGGTTTTGGTTATCACGGCAGCGACAGGATGGCTCTT TTGGGTGCTGAGCTACCTACATCAGATGAATCCCCTCATAGGGCCACAGTTGCATGCCTCGACAGTTGTGGCGCTGAAGTACTTATGG GATGGGACCATTGATATTAACGATTTGCCTAATCCAACCACAATCGCGCCTCCGCCAAACACAACCACCCCTCTTGCCGACATAACCACCCCTCTTGCCGTCAATGCTGAATTCGTAATGAACTCTATTGAAACCACAACTGCCTCTTTTGAAGCTACAACCACCCCTATTGAAACCACAACCACCCCTATTGAAACCACAACCACAATCTCACCCAAGGCCATAGAAGTTGTAACCAACCCAATTGATACTGCAACAGACAGCCCAGTTGACAGGACAACCAACAACCTACTTGACACTGGAACCGACTCATTTGACACCACAACCAATGTATTTGACACCTCAACCAACCCGTTTGATACTACAACCAATCCATACGAACCCACAACTGAGGACATTTTCTAA